A portion of the Corynebacterium heidelbergense genome contains these proteins:
- a CDS encoding 3-hydroxybutyryl-CoA dehydrogenase, with product MVQRVGIIGAGQMGSGIAEVAAKAGSDVLVWEAKQEFADAGKARIEKSLAKGVERGKLSEEDKNAALGRLTFTTELKDFADRELVIEAIVEDEKIKKDVFAQLDKIVEDEKAALCSNTSSLPIQTIASATKNPGRVLGLHFFNPVPVLPLVEVIPALTTDSEVVQRAEGYATEALGKTAIHAKDRSGFIVNFLLVPYMLSAVRMVEQGVATKEDIDTGMKLGAAHPMGPLTLADMVGLDTCAFIADVMYKEYGEPSYACPPLLRRMVQAGHTGRKSGKGFYDYN from the coding sequence ATGGTTCAGCGAGTGGGAATTATCGGTGCAGGGCAGATGGGCTCCGGCATCGCGGAGGTCGCCGCCAAGGCGGGTAGCGACGTGCTGGTGTGGGAAGCCAAGCAGGAGTTCGCCGATGCCGGTAAGGCTCGCATCGAAAAGTCCCTGGCCAAGGGCGTGGAGCGCGGCAAGCTCTCCGAAGAGGACAAGAACGCCGCCCTCGGTCGCCTGACCTTCACGACCGAGCTGAAGGACTTCGCCGACCGCGAGCTGGTCATCGAAGCCATCGTGGAGGACGAGAAGATCAAGAAGGACGTTTTCGCCCAGCTCGACAAGATCGTCGAGGATGAGAAGGCAGCCCTGTGCTCCAACACCTCCTCCCTTCCCATCCAGACCATCGCGTCCGCCACCAAGAACCCCGGCCGCGTTCTGGGGCTGCACTTCTTCAACCCGGTGCCAGTGCTGCCGCTGGTGGAGGTCATTCCCGCTCTCACCACCGACTCGGAGGTCGTGCAGCGCGCGGAGGGCTACGCCACGGAGGCCCTCGGCAAGACCGCTATCCACGCTAAGGACCGCTCCGGGTTCATCGTGAACTTCCTGCTGGTGCCCTACATGCTCTCCGCCGTGCGCATGGTGGAACAGGGCGTGGCCACCAAGGAGGACATCGATACCGGCATGAAGCTGGGTGCCGCCCACCCGATGGGCCCGCTGACCCTGGCGGACATGGTCGGCCTGGACACCTGCGCCTTCATCGCGGACGTGATGTACAAGGAATACGGCGAGCCCTCCTACGCTTGCCCCCCGCTGCTGCGCCGCATGGTTCAGGCCGGACACACCGGGCGCAAGTCCGGCAAGGGCTTCTACGATTACAACTAA
- a CDS encoding CsbD family protein, producing the protein MSTDELKNKAEQFGGKAKEAAGDATGNESLKSEGKADQGAGKVKEKANEAKNKVAGKLNDILDN; encoded by the coding sequence ATGTCTACTGATGAGCTGAAGAACAAGGCTGAGCAGTTCGGCGGCAAGGCCAAGGAGGCCGCTGGCGACGCTACCGGCAACGAGTCCCTGAAGTCCGAGGGCAAGGCCGACCAGGGCGCTGGCAAGGTCAAGGAGAAGGCCAACGAGGCTAAGAACAAGGTCGCTGGCAAGCTCAACGACATCCTCGACAACTAG
- a CDS encoding aminotransferase class III-fold pyridoxal phosphate-dependent enzyme gives MTGPNAVSEAGSSPTQSDHTPGAHPAEAGPLAGAQAAPESATVAETPEPVQGEYLGESESNGEGNSCHPNPTHYTDAAGNRVAFGSAEAAEQERETRRRDRGHVFHSWSAQNKINPMPIAHAEGAWIFDYAGNAYLDLASQLVSANLGHAHPDLVAALQRQATRVTNLNPAFANDLRGQVAETITDRAQGDFSHVFFTNGGADAIEHAIRLARLHTGKSKILTAYRSYHGATGSAIMATGEPRRHGNPTTDGDIKHFWGPFLYRTPFHATTEEEECERALSHLEQTLIFEGDVAAVLVESMVGSSGVIAPPDGYLAGVRDICDRHGAVWIADEVMVGFGRTGRMFAYEHGGCARDGGVLQPDLVTFAKGVNSGVVPFGGVMMTQAVADTFGDRPYPGGLTYSGHPLGAAVAVAAQEVYQRDHIFDHVADIGSRVIGPALAEIAAKHPSVGNVRGRGFFWAIELVADHDSKEPLGAEAMKQFASECKAGGVWPMVSGSRTHIAPPLITTEAEVRQALEVVDSAIDATDRAL, from the coding sequence ATGACCGGCCCTAACGCAGTCTCGGAAGCAGGTTCCTCCCCCACACAATCCGATCACACCCCCGGGGCCCATCCCGCAGAAGCCGGACCGCTGGCGGGGGCACAGGCCGCCCCGGAGTCGGCTACCGTCGCGGAAACCCCGGAACCGGTGCAAGGTGAGTACCTGGGTGAGAGCGAGAGCAACGGCGAGGGAAACTCGTGCCACCCCAACCCCACCCACTACACAGATGCTGCCGGAAACCGTGTAGCATTCGGCTCCGCTGAGGCCGCAGAGCAGGAACGGGAAACGCGCCGCAGGGACAGGGGCCACGTGTTCCACTCCTGGTCTGCCCAGAACAAGATCAACCCCATGCCGATTGCCCACGCCGAGGGGGCCTGGATTTTCGACTATGCGGGCAACGCCTACTTGGACCTGGCCAGCCAGTTAGTCAGCGCCAATTTGGGGCACGCCCATCCGGACTTGGTCGCCGCCCTACAGCGCCAGGCCACGCGGGTGACTAACCTCAACCCCGCCTTCGCCAACGACCTGCGCGGGCAGGTCGCGGAGACGATCACGGACCGAGCCCAGGGCGACTTCTCGCACGTCTTTTTCACCAACGGCGGAGCGGACGCCATCGAGCACGCCATTCGCCTGGCCCGCCTGCATACGGGCAAGTCGAAAATCCTCACGGCCTACCGCAGCTACCACGGGGCCACGGGCTCGGCGATCATGGCAACTGGTGAGCCGCGTCGGCACGGCAACCCCACCACCGATGGCGATATCAAGCACTTCTGGGGCCCCTTCCTGTATCGCACCCCCTTCCACGCCACCACCGAGGAAGAAGAGTGCGAGCGTGCGCTGTCTCACCTGGAGCAGACGCTGATCTTCGAGGGCGATGTCGCCGCGGTGTTGGTGGAGTCTATGGTGGGTTCCTCCGGTGTCATCGCGCCGCCGGATGGGTACCTGGCGGGGGTGCGGGACATCTGCGACCGGCATGGGGCGGTGTGGATTGCCGACGAGGTCATGGTGGGCTTTGGCCGGACGGGGAGGATGTTCGCCTACGAGCACGGGGGCTGCGCCAGGGATGGCGGCGTGCTGCAGCCGGACCTGGTGACCTTCGCGAAAGGGGTGAACTCGGGCGTTGTTCCCTTCGGGGGTGTGATGATGACGCAGGCGGTGGCGGACACCTTCGGCGATCGTCCCTACCCTGGCGGGTTGACCTACTCCGGGCATCCATTGGGCGCAGCTGTGGCTGTGGCAGCCCAGGAGGTGTACCAACGCGATCACATTTTCGACCACGTCGCAGACATTGGGTCCCGGGTGATTGGCCCGGCCTTGGCGGAGATCGCGGCGAAGCACCCGAGCGTGGGTAATGTCCGGGGCCGCGGCTTCTTCTGGGCCATTGAGCTCGTCGCCGACCACGACAGCAAGGAACCCTTGGGCGCGGAGGCGATGAAGCAGTTCGCTTCCGAGTGCAAAGCCGGCGGGGTGTGGCCGATGGTCTCGGGGAGTCGGACGCACATCGCGCCGCCGCTCATCACCACCGAAGCTGAGGTACGGCAGGCTCTGGAGGTCGTCGATTCGGCTATCGACGCCACCGACCGGGCGCTGTAG